In the Streptomyces spororaveus genome, TCCGCGCGCTCGCAGGGGCGTTCGCCCAGCCACCAGTCGCCCGCCGCGTGCATCATGCCGACGATGCCGTGGCCCCAGATCCGGGCGAGGCGTTCGCCCCCCGGGCCGAGGTCCACCCGCTCGCCGATCACCTCGGCCAGCTCCTCGCCGAGCCTGCGCAGCAGCGGTGCCGAGTGCAGGCCGACGTCGAAGCCGCGTTCCGCGCTGTGGGAGTCCTCGGCCGGGTGCATGAGGAAGCGGTAGACCTGCGGGCGGGCCTCGATGGCGGCGAGATAGGTGTCGAGGGTCGCCTCCACCCGGCGGCGCCGCTCGGCGGGGGCGTCGAGCGCCGCCCGCAGCGAGTCGAGCAGGGCGTCGGTGTGCCGGACGGCCAGGGCCTGGTAGAGGCCCGCCTTGTCCCCGAAGTGCCGGTAGAGGATGGGCTTGGTGATGCCGGCCTCCGCCGCGATCGCGTTCATGGAGGCCTTGGGGCCGTCCCTGAGCACGACCCGGTCGGCGGCTTCGAGCAGCTCCCGACGGCGGCGTTCGGCCGCTCCCGGCTCGCCGGCCTGCTGAGTGGTCTCCATGACGTGTTTCTCTCCCCGCCCTTGCGATGTGCGTGACGCCCACGCAACGTAACACCCCGCACACCCTGTCGATCGACTCGGCGGTCGCCCCGTCCGCGTCACGGCCGGTGCGGGCGGTGCTTGACAGTGCTTACTCGCCAGTAACAGACTGTGGTCTTCGCGTAGGTTACCGCTAGTAACTTCCGCAGGGACGAGTACAGACAGGTGGAGGGGACATGGCGGAGTTCACCATGGAGCTGAACGACGACCAGAAGCAGGTGCGGGACTGGATCCACGGCTTCGCCGCCGATGTGATGCGACCCGCGGCCGCGGAATGGGACGAGCGCGAAGAGACTCCCTGGCCCGTCATCCAGGAGGCCGCCAAGGTCGGGATCTACTCGCTGGACTTCTACGCCCAGCAGTTCTTCGACCCGACGGGCCTCGGCATTCCGATGGCGATGGAGGAGCTCTTCTGGGGCGACGCGGGCATCGCGCTGTCCATCGTCGGCACCGGACTCGCGGCCATCGGCGTCGTCGCCAACGGCACCGAGGAGCAGATCGGCACCTGGATCCCGCAGATGTACGGGACCCCGGACGACGTGAAGGTCGCCGCCTTCTGCTCCTCCGAGCCGGACGCGGGCTCCGACGTCGGCTCGATGCGCACCCGCGCGGTCTACGACCAGGCCAAGGACGAGTGGGTGCTCAACGGCACCAAGACCTGGGCGACGAACGGCGGTATCGCCAACGTCCACATCGTCGTCGCGGTCGTCGATCCCGCACTGGGGACCAAGGGGCACGCCTCCTTCATCATCCCGCCGGACACCCCCGGCCTGTCCCAGGGCCAGAAGTTCAAGAAGCACGGCATCCGCGCCTCGCACACCGCCGAGGTGGTCCTGGAGGACGTGCGGATCCCCGGCTCCTGCCTGCTCGGTGGCAAGGAGAAGCTGGACGAGCGCCTCGCGCGGGCCCACGAGCGCGCCCGCAGCGGCGGGGGCGAGCGGGTGAAGAACGCGGCCATGGCCACCTTCGAGGCCTCCCGCCCGGCGGTCGGCGCGATGGCCGTCGGCACCGCGCGCGCGGCGTACGAAGTGGCCCTCGACTACGCGAAGACCCGTACGCAGTTCGGCCGCCCGATCATCGACAACCAGGGCGTGGCCTTCCAGCTCGCCGACATGCGCACGCAGATCGACGCGGCCCGGCTGCTGGTGTGGCGCGCGTCCTGGATGGCGGTGGCGGGCCGGCCGTTCGAGTCGGCGGAGGGCTCGATGTCGAAGCTCTTCGCGAGCGAGGTCGCCAAGAAGGTCACCGCCCAGGCGGTCCAGATCCTCGGCGGCAACGGCTTCACCCGTGAGTACCCGGTGGAGCGCATGCACCGGGACAGCGCCATCTACACGATCTTCGAGGGCACCAGCGAGATCCAGCGCCTGGTGATCGCCCGCACGATCTCCGGGATGCCGATCCGCTAGGACAGACACGTACAGTGCGGTGGCAGGGGAGTCCGGGCCGGCCTTCGGGTACCGGCCGGGGACTCCCCGCCTCATGTCCGCAGGCGTGTCCCGGGAGGTGGCCGGATGTGGGAGACCGCACGGTCGTGGGTCGAAGGATGGGCCGTGTGCCGGGGGATGCCCGCGCCGGTGGACGTGCCGTGGGGACTGCGGATCGGGGCCGGAGCGCCGTCCCGCGCGGTCCGTCACGTCCTGCTCGACACCGACGCCGCGACCGCCCGCGAGCTCATCGGCACGATCACCGAACCCGCCACCTGCGTCAAGGCGTTCCTCCCGGCGGGCGAGATGGACCCCTGGTTCTCGTCCGCGTGGGAGCCCACCGAGCCCTGCTTCCTGATGGCCGTCGATCTCCGCCCGTCGCGCGTGCACGTGCCGGACGGGTACACCGTCACCGTCGAGGCCGCCGGCGGTGTCATCCACGTGCGCGTCCTGAGTGCCGACGGGGACCTGGCCGCCTGCGGCCGGACGGGTCTGACCGGTACCGCCTGCGTCTTCGACCAGATCGTCACCGAACCGGCCCACCGGCGCCGCGGCCTCGGGACGGTGGTGATGGGCGCACTCACCGGCGCGGCCGCGGGGAGCGGGGCGTCCGAGGGCATCCTGGGCGCGACCGTCCAGGGCCGGGCGCTCTACGAGGCGCTGGGCTGGAAGGTCCTCGCGCCGCTGAACGGATTCGTGTACGAGCCCGTGCCCCCGTGACCGTCCACGGCGCACCGGCCTCCTCAGGGCCGCAGCAGCCGTGACCGTCCACGGCGCACCGGCCTCCTCAGGGCCGCAGCAGCCGTGTCAGGGCCCGGCCGAAGAGGAGCCGGCCCGCCGCCGCGACCACGGGGTCCAGGGCGCGGGGGAGGCCGCGCAGCCGCAGTTCCTCACGCCACTGGATCTCCGAGCCGCCCGCGGTGAGGGGGCGGATCTCGATCTCCGCCCACCCCGTCACCGTCCGGCCGCGCTTCTCCAGCCGGACCAATCCGTACAGACCCTCCGCCGGAGGCCGCCACACGACGACTTCCATGCGATCGTCGAATGTGATCCTCCTCACGCCCGTGCGCGCCGTGAAGATCGTTCCGACGTGGGTCGGGGGCTCCGTCTCGATGATCGTCCGGGTGAGCGGTACCTGGGCGCCGTGGCGCTCCCAGTCCGTGAGCATCGGCCACGCCTCGACCGGCGGCAAAGACGTGCGGTGAATGATCCGGATAGCGGGCATGAGCGCATGGTAAGCGGGCATACACACCGTGAACTGGACGGCCGAAATGGGTTCCGTCCGGGGGCGGCGATCAGTAATACTCACCGCCACCGTGGATCGCGGATTCGACCGGGTGACCACCGGCGCTCCCGCCCCACTTCGCGAGGAGGTGCGCCATGTGCTCCCACCAGCCACCCTGCCCGACCGCCGACAGCGCCGATCACGACGCCGCCCGCATCGTGGCTCCCCACCCTGAACAGGGCTGGAGCCTGCTGTGCAACGGAGTCGTGGTGTTCGACGACACCGGTGAACTGCTCCCCGACAGCCGCACGGTGGAACCCCGCCGCCCGGCCCTGGTCTGAGCGAGGAGGCAGCATGCGCCAGCAGCTGATCCGTAAGCCCGTCCCGAAGCCTGCCCCCCGAGACCTGGACCTGCGCACACCGTCGGGCAGACCCCTCCCGTACTGACGGGAGCCCAGGATTTAGGCCGTGTTCCGAACCCATCGGCCGAGACTCAGCCGGTGGGGGCGGCCGCGCCGCCCAGGAACGCCGTCTCGTAGGCGGTGTCCCCGATCGCCGCGCGGGCCTGCCGCTCGCCCTGGTCCCGCAGGGCCGTCAGCGAGGGCGAGCCCATCTGCGGCCGGCCCACCGTGCGCCACCAGGCGTGCCCGGTGCCCAGCAGCCGTGCCGCCAGTTCCCCGTCGCCCAGCCCGGCCACGGCGGCGGCCAGCAGGTCCAGGCCGAGCGCGATGCCGAAGCGGTCGCCGAGCAGCCGTTTCCCGGAGAGCATGGCCCGTACGTGCCGGGCCGCCTCCCCGTGGTCACCCAGGCCCAGCGCGGCCACCGCCAGGACGTAGTCCGCGTAGGCCCGCAGCCAGCGCTCGCCCAGCTCCACGCAGGCCTCCCGCAGGGACCGCGCCTCCTCCGTCGCCTCCTCGAAACGCCGCAGGTCGCACAGGGCGTAGCCGGTGGCCAGCTTGCACAGGAGCCAGCCGGCGCCGCTGGTCCGCCCGCCGTGGCCGGCCCGGGCCCGCGGGCCGGCGAGCTTCAGGGCCCGTACGGGGTCGCCGGGCATGAGGACCGAGACCGCGTGCAGATAGGCCGCGCGCAGCTCCCGCTCGGGATCCGCGAGCCGGGCCGCGTCGCGCGTGCACTCCTCGCCGAGCTGCCGGGCCGCGTCCATGTCGCCCTGGAGCATCGCGGTGAGCCCGAGGGCCCACATGGCCTGGTTGTACGCGGCCGCGGTGCGCGGAGCCGCCCGCAGGGCCCGTTCCAGGAAGCCGCGGCCCTCGTGCACGTGCCCGCACGCGAACCAGTAGAACCACAGGGCCCCGCTCATCTCGAGTGCCGCCGTGGGGTCGGCGGTGAGCAGGTGTTCCAGGGCGGTACGCAGCTGCGCGTGCTCGGCGGTGATCCTGCGGTACCAGTCCACCTGCCCCGGGCCCATCCAGCCCCGGTCGCCGGCCTGGGCGAGCGCCGCGTACCAGTGGGCGTGCCGGTCGGTGACGATCCCCACCTCGCCGAGCTCGCCCAGCCAGTCGTGTCCGTACTCGCGGATCGTGTCCAGCATCCGGAAGCGGGATCCGGCCCCGCGTTCCTCGATGCGCAGGACCACGGACTTGGCGGCGAGGCCGGCCAGGACCCGCTCCACCCGGGCGGCGGGCAGCGGCCCGCCCGAACAGACGGCGCGCGCCGCGGCGATGTCGAAGTCACCCGTGAAGACCGAGAGCCGGGCCCACAGCAGCCGTTCCAGCGGCTCGCACAGTTCGTGACTCCAGCCGATCGTGGTGCGCATCGTCTGGTGCCGGCGCGGCAGCGCGGCCCGGGCGTCGGACAGCACGTCGAAGCGTGCGCCGATCCGCTCGGCCATGTGCTCCAGCGTCCACAACCGCAGCCGGGCACCCGCGAGTTCCAGCGCGAGCGGGATGCCGTCCAGGCGCCGGCACACTTCGGCGGCCACCGCCGCCCGCGCGGGGTCGGCGAAGACGGCCGCCGCGCGCGCGGTCGCGGCCAGCGCGCGGGCCCGGAAGAGGGCGAGGGCGTCGCTGTCGGGTCCCTCGCAGGGCAGCGGCCGTACCTCGACGACCTCTTCGGTCGGCATGTCGAGCGGCTCACGGGAGGTGATCAGGATCGTCAACCCCGGTGCCGACTGCAGGAGTTCGCCCACGAGGTGACGGCAGTCGGCCACCAGGTGCTCACAGGTGTCCAGGACCAGGAGCAGTTCCTTGTCGGCCATCCACGCGCACAGCTCCTCGTCGGGAGGGCGCGGGGAGTGGTCGGCGAGGCCGACCGCGTGGGCGACGGTGGCGGTGAGCAGGCTCGGATCGCGCAGAGGCGACAGCTCCGCCCACCAGACGCCGTCGGGGCGTGCCTGGCGGGCGGCGGCGACGGCCCGCAGGGCGAGCCGTGACTTGCCGACACCGCCCACGCCCGTGAGGGTGACCAGTCTTCGGTCGCGCAACAGGGCGTCCAGCAGCTGGAGTTCGTGCTCCCGGCCGACGAAGCTCGCGGGTTCCGGGGGCAGGTTGCCGGGCACCGGGCAGGGGGCCGGTCCGGGATCGCCGTCCGCGGAGTCTGCCTGATTGTCATGGAACGAGTACTCACCGAACACGGATGTATTGTGCGCGATCTTCCGGTCCGGCCGCGCCGTTCAGGCCGGATCGGTGGCTTCTTTCACGCGATGAGTGTGATCCGCCGCTCCGCGGAGAAGGATCCCCAGTTGCCGTCGGGGAGTCTGGCCCGCAGTTTCACGGCCCACACCGTGCCGGGGGGCTCGGTCACCGTGAGCCGGTGTTCCGCCCGGCCGCTGGGCACCGCACCCGCTCCGAACTGGATGACCGTCGTGGGCCGTCCGTTGACGTACAGCTCGTACTCGGCGGTCGCACGGCCGGTGTCCGGGGCGGTCCAGGTCAGGGTGACGGCACCCGGGGAGGCGGTCGCGGTGAATGCGCCGGGGGCCGTACCGGGGCCGTCGCCGGAGGCGGGCGGGGTCGTCACGTCCACCGCCGGGCCGTCGGGGGAGGAGTTGTCCGCCCCGTCGCGGGCCCGGACGGTGAAGGTGTAGACGGTGTCCGGCCGGAGGTTGTCCAGGGTCGTGGCGCTCGCATCCGGTCCGGCGGTGTGGATCCGGACGCCGCCCTGGTAGACGTCGTAGGCCGTGACGCCCGTGTCGTCGGCCGCCGCGGTCCAGGACACCTGGGCGGACCGGGGCCCGGTCGCCCGGGCGGTGGTGGCGGCCGGGGGTGTGGGGGGCGTGCGGTCCTCGGCCTTGGCGGCCGGGGTGGTCACCCGGGCGGCGGGGCCGGGTCCGGAGAGGTTCCCGGCGGCGTCCTCGGCCCGGACCGTGAAGGCGTAGGCCGTCTGCGGGGTGAGGCCGGTGATGTCCACCATGGTCTTCTCGGCGGGGAGTTCACGGACCAGGCGGCCGGCTTCGAAGACCTGGTAGCCGGTCACCCCGTCCCGGTCCGCCGCCGCGTCCCACATGACGTGCGCGCTGGTGGCACTGCCGGCCTGGGCGGTCAGTCCGGCGGGGGCGGCCGGGGCCTCGGTGTCGGGCGCGGTGCAGGCGGTGAGGCCGGCGAAGCCGGTGAGGCCCGCGACGGCCAGGCGGAGGGCGAGCGTGGGGGCGCTGCGTCGCACGGGGTGCCTTCCTCGGCTGTCCTTAATGGTCTAGACATATATGGCACGGCGGGATCGGGCCCGGCAAGACCCCTGCCGCCCCCGTTCGCGCGGTCGGAAGCGGGGCCGGGACGCGGAGAGTTCGCCAAGGCCCCGCCATCCGTCACACACGGTCAACACCCGTACGGCGGACACGTCTTTCACCCGAAGGCACCCCCTCCTGCGCCACCATGGCGGCGAGTAAGGAGGTTTCGATGGTGATTTCCCTCTCGGTGGTCGTCCTGCTCCTCATCCTGGCCTGGATCTTCCTCCGCAGCGGCGGCCTCAAGTTCTCCCACGCCGTGGTCTGCGCGCTGCTCGGCTTCCACCTCGCGAGCAGCAGCATGGCCGCGACCATCCACAACGGCCTGACGGCCACCGCGAACGTGGTGTCCAGCCTCAATCCTTGATCGACTGTTGCGCCTTCGTGAATCATCCGGCCCTTCCATGGACTCCTTCAGCGGTGCGATCTAGCGTCTGGCGGCGGCGCGACATCAGACGCAATGTCAACAACGCTGAAGAGACATGGAGGAAGCCCGGATGTTCCGGAGATCGCTGAACTGCTCCGTGCTACCCGTCGTCGCCGCACTGACGGTGATGTACGGCGGCTCGCCGGCCCAGGCCGAGGAGATACCCAAGGCCCCCGGCCACCGCCTGGTCACCCACTACGACGGCGCCCCCGCGGCCGCCGCCCCGCTGCCCGGCGAGGCGCCGCCGCAGCACCCCTTCCTCGCGCCCAACGGCCGCAGCGGCATGCACGCCGACGCGGCGGGCAGCGCCACCTCCCCCTGGTCGGGGCCGCTCGGCAAGAACCCGAAGGTGACCAGCGAGAAGATCGCCGCCCTCGGCGGCGAGTGCGCGACCGCGACCTTCGACTCGGCCGGCCGGCTCGTCACCGTGTGCGGCACCTTCTCCGGCTTCAAGGTCAAGCTCCTGGACCCCCGGACACTCGCCACGCTCGCGGAACACCAGCTCCCGCAGCGCTCCTCGACGGTCGAGGCGATCACCACGCTCGACTTCGCGAAGATCTTCAAGGACACCTCGGGCGGCGCCTACTTCTACCTCGACGACCAGGACCGGGCCGTGCTGGCCGACTCCCGCCAGCACATCCTGCGCCTCGCCCACTCCCAGAACCCCGACGGCAGCTGGAAGTTCACCGTCGACAACGACTGGGACCTCACCGGGCAGGTCCCGCACGACTGCGTGACCTGGACCAATCTGTGGCCCAGCGGCACCTGCGACCCCGTCACCTCCGTGATGCCCGACTGGGACGGCCGCATCTGGTGGGTCACCCGGCAGGGCCGGGTCGGCACGGTGGATCCGGCGACCTCGCGGATCCGTTCCGTCCACCTGCGGGGCGAGGAGATCCAGAACTCCTTCTCGGTCGCCGAGGACGGTGTCTCCATCGTCTCCGACCACGCGCTGTACAGCTTCCGCGCCGCCGCCGACGGCACCCCCGAGGTGCAGTGGCGCCAGACGTACGACCGGGGCACCTCCGCCAAGCCCGGCTCCGTCAACCAGGGTTCGGGCACCACCCCGGACCTCTTCGGCCAGGGCTACGTCGCGATCACCGACAACGCCGACGACCGGATGAACGTCCTGGTCTACCGGCGGGGGGTGGACGTCCCCGCCGACGGCCGACTGGTCTGCAAGGTGCCGGTGTTCGGCTCCGGTGCCTCGACCACCGACAACTCCCTCATCACCTGGGGCAACAGCATCGTCGTCGAGAACAACTACGGCTACGAGAACCCCACCACCCTGCTGCTGGGCAAGTCCGTCGTGGGCGGAGTGGCCCGCATCGACGTCCGCGCCGACGGCAGCGGCTGCGACACCGTCTGGGAGAGCGCGATCCGCGCCCCCTCCGTGGTCCCGAAGCTCTCCACCGCGAACGGGCTGCTCTACTTCTACGAGAAGGAGCCCAACGCCTGGGGCATCGACGCCTGGTACCTCACGGCCGTGGACTTCCGCACGGGCGAGCGCCGCTGGCGGCAGCTGACCGGCACCGGCCCGCTCTACGACAACAACTGGGCGCCGATCACCCTCGGCCCCGACGGCACCGCGTACGTCGGCGTCTTCAACGGCATCGTCGCGGTCCGCGACAGCTGACGGACGGCCCGCCCGCCGCCAGGTACCGCTGATCAGGACAGGTCACGCGCCTGGCGGCCGACCCGGTGGGCCGACCAGGCGAGCACCGCGGCCGAGCGGGCGGCGAGCCACAGGACCGCGGAGCCGTCCGAGGCGCCGGGTGCGGCGGACACCGTGTGCCACAGCCACGGGGCGACGACGAAGCCGGCCGCCAGGGCCGGGGCGAGCCGCCACAGGACGAAGGGCACGGCGGCGTACCAGTCGAGGGACAGGGCCAGCAGGTCGTAGCGGGGCGCGCCCCGATAGGCGCCGACCAGCGTGCTGCCCACGAGCGACGGTCCCGCCAGGAGCAGGGCCGTCGCGTAGGCGGTGAGGTCACGGGCGGGCGTGCCGGGGAGGTGCGCGACCGACCAGGCGGCCGCGGCCGCCGCCCACAGCAGGAGCACGGGTACCGCCAGGTGTCCGACCGCGAGCACGCCGGGCGGGAA is a window encoding:
- a CDS encoding DUF5999 family protein, whose product is MCSHQPPCPTADSADHDAARIVAPHPEQGWSLLCNGVVVFDDTGELLPDSRTVEPRRPALV
- a CDS encoding GNAT family N-acetyltransferase yields the protein MWETARSWVEGWAVCRGMPAPVDVPWGLRIGAGAPSRAVRHVLLDTDAATARELIGTITEPATCVKAFLPAGEMDPWFSSAWEPTEPCFLMAVDLRPSRVHVPDGYTVTVEAAGGVIHVRVLSADGDLAACGRTGLTGTACVFDQIVTEPAHRRRGLGTVVMGALTGAAAGSGASEGILGATVQGRALYEALGWKVLAPLNGFVYEPVPP
- a CDS encoding fibronectin type III domain-containing protein; translated protein: MRRSAPTLALRLAVAGLTGFAGLTACTAPDTEAPAAPAGLTAQAGSATSAHVMWDAAADRDGVTGYQVFEAGRLVRELPAEKTMVDITGLTPQTAYAFTVRAEDAAGNLSGPGPAARVTTPAAKAEDRTPPTPPAATTARATGPRSAQVSWTAAADDTGVTAYDVYQGGVRIHTAGPDASATTLDNLRPDTVYTFTVRARDGADNSSPDGPAVDVTTPPASGDGPGTAPGAFTATASPGAVTLTWTAPDTGRATAEYELYVNGRPTTVIQFGAGAVPSGRAEHRLTVTEPPGTVWAVKLRARLPDGNWGSFSAERRITLIA
- a CDS encoding TetR family transcriptional regulator, translated to METTQQAGEPGAAERRRRELLEAADRVVLRDGPKASMNAIAAEAGITKPILYRHFGDKAGLYQALAVRHTDALLDSLRAALDAPAERRRRVEATLDTYLAAIEARPQVYRFLMHPAEDSHSAERGFDVGLHSAPLLRRLGEELAEVIGERVDLGPGGERLARIWGHGIVGMMHAAGDWWLGERPCERADLVAGLTDLLWGRLANAGNREDGPGF
- a CDS encoding ATP-binding protein, with product MFGEYSFHDNQADSADGDPGPAPCPVPGNLPPEPASFVGREHELQLLDALLRDRRLVTLTGVGGVGKSRLALRAVAAARQARPDGVWWAELSPLRDPSLLTATVAHAVGLADHSPRPPDEELCAWMADKELLLVLDTCEHLVADCRHLVGELLQSAPGLTILITSREPLDMPTEEVVEVRPLPCEGPDSDALALFRARALAATARAAAVFADPARAAVAAEVCRRLDGIPLALELAGARLRLWTLEHMAERIGARFDVLSDARAALPRRHQTMRTTIGWSHELCEPLERLLWARLSVFTGDFDIAAARAVCSGGPLPAARVERVLAGLAAKSVVLRIEERGAGSRFRMLDTIREYGHDWLGELGEVGIVTDRHAHWYAALAQAGDRGWMGPGQVDWYRRITAEHAQLRTALEHLLTADPTAALEMSGALWFYWFACGHVHEGRGFLERALRAAPRTAAAYNQAMWALGLTAMLQGDMDAARQLGEECTRDAARLADPERELRAAYLHAVSVLMPGDPVRALKLAGPRARAGHGGRTSGAGWLLCKLATGYALCDLRRFEEATEEARSLREACVELGERWLRAYADYVLAVAALGLGDHGEAARHVRAMLSGKRLLGDRFGIALGLDLLAAAVAGLGDGELAARLLGTGHAWWRTVGRPQMGSPSLTALRDQGERQARAAIGDTAYETAFLGGAAAPTG
- a CDS encoding acyl-CoA dehydrogenase family protein, encoding MAEFTMELNDDQKQVRDWIHGFAADVMRPAAAEWDEREETPWPVIQEAAKVGIYSLDFYAQQFFDPTGLGIPMAMEELFWGDAGIALSIVGTGLAAIGVVANGTEEQIGTWIPQMYGTPDDVKVAAFCSSEPDAGSDVGSMRTRAVYDQAKDEWVLNGTKTWATNGGIANVHIVVAVVDPALGTKGHASFIIPPDTPGLSQGQKFKKHGIRASHTAEVVLEDVRIPGSCLLGGKEKLDERLARAHERARSGGGERVKNAAMATFEASRPAVGAMAVGTARAAYEVALDYAKTRTQFGRPIIDNQGVAFQLADMRTQIDAARLLVWRASWMAVAGRPFESAEGSMSKLFASEVAKKVTAQAVQILGGNGFTREYPVERMHRDSAIYTIFEGTSEIQRLVIARTISGMPIR
- a CDS encoding SRPBCC family protein, translated to MPAIRIIHRTSLPPVEAWPMLTDWERHGAQVPLTRTIIETEPPTHVGTIFTARTGVRRITFDDRMEVVVWRPPAEGLYGLVRLEKRGRTVTGWAEIEIRPLTAGGSEIQWREELRLRGLPRALDPVVAAAGRLLFGRALTRLLRP